The following coding sequences lie in one Pirellulales bacterium genomic window:
- the der gene encoding ribosome biogenesis GTPase Der, which produces MGVPQVVIVGRPNVGKSSLFNWLAGRRLAIVDDQAGVTRDRQSYLMCVDDRYFELVDTGGMGVEDVDNLTDDVERQIEAALETASVILFVVDTRDGLVPLDQEVARRLRYADVPILCVANKADAESLDPQADEFYKLGRGKLVRTSVHQNRGRDLLVRMILERLPEHDLSLPLEEPVMKVAIVGRRNTGKSTFVNSLAQAERMITSEVPGTTRDSVDVRFELDGKAFVAIDTPGIKARKSVVTDLDFYSTHRAQRSIRRADVSLLFFDASQRISKVDKQLAAYIELQYKPCVFVVNKWDLYAGTMPTEKWANYLRETFRSMWHVPIAFVTGQTGKNMKALLNHSQMLFKQSLERVTTSQLNKVIRFAVKHKQPPASQGRETKIYFGTQVGIQPPTIVLFCNSPTAITNQYRRYLLSTMRDHLPFGEVPIKLYLRKRESGTGAGKEKLEGEPTDFEQDVIDGDAPTPDFEESGHA; this is translated from the coding sequence ATGGGCGTTCCTCAGGTAGTAATCGTCGGGCGGCCGAACGTCGGCAAGTCGAGCCTGTTCAATTGGCTCGCCGGTCGGCGATTGGCCATCGTCGATGACCAGGCCGGCGTCACGCGCGACCGCCAGAGTTATCTCATGTGCGTCGACGACCGCTATTTCGAGCTGGTCGACACGGGAGGCATGGGGGTCGAGGACGTCGACAACCTGACGGACGACGTCGAGCGCCAGATCGAGGCGGCGCTCGAGACAGCCTCGGTGATCTTGTTCGTCGTCGACACGCGCGACGGCCTGGTCCCCCTCGATCAAGAGGTGGCGCGCCGTTTGCGCTACGCCGACGTGCCGATTCTGTGCGTGGCGAACAAAGCCGACGCCGAATCGCTCGACCCGCAGGCCGACGAGTTTTACAAGCTAGGACGCGGCAAGTTGGTGCGGACGAGCGTCCATCAGAATCGCGGCCGGGACCTGCTCGTGCGCATGATCCTCGAGCGCCTGCCCGAACACGACCTGTCGCTGCCGCTTGAAGAGCCGGTGATGAAGGTGGCGATCGTCGGGCGGCGCAACACGGGCAAGAGCACCTTCGTGAACTCGCTCGCCCAGGCCGAGCGGATGATCACGAGCGAGGTGCCGGGCACGACGCGCGACAGCGTGGACGTGCGTTTCGAGCTGGATGGGAAGGCCTTCGTGGCCATCGATACGCCGGGGATCAAGGCCCGCAAGAGCGTCGTCACGGACCTCGATTTCTACAGCACGCACCGCGCGCAACGCAGCATTCGCCGCGCGGACGTGTCGCTGCTGTTTTTCGATGCCAGTCAGCGCATCAGCAAGGTCGACAAGCAACTGGCGGCCTATATCGAGCTGCAGTACAAGCCGTGCGTGTTCGTGGTGAACAAGTGGGACCTGTACGCCGGTACCATGCCTACCGAGAAATGGGCCAACTATCTGCGCGAGACGTTCCGCTCGATGTGGCACGTGCCGATCGCCTTCGTCACCGGGCAGACCGGCAAGAACATGAAGGCGCTGTTGAACCACTCGCAGATGTTGTTCAAGCAGTCGCTCGAGCGGGTCACGACGAGCCAGTTGAACAAGGTGATTCGCTTTGCGGTGAAGCATAAGCAGCCGCCGGCCTCCCAGGGGCGCGAGACGAAGATCTACTTTGGCACGCAGGTGGGCATCCAGCCTCCTACGATCGTGCTCTTCTGCAACAGCCCCACGGCGATCACGAACCAATATCGCCGCTACCTGTTGAGCACGATGCGCGATCACCTTCCCTTCGGTGAAGTGCCGATCAAGCTCTACCTGCGCAAGCGCGAGAGTGGCACGGGGGCGGGAAAAGAAAAGCTGGAAGGGGAGCCGACCGATTTCGAGCAGGACGTGATCGACGGTGACGCTCCCACGCCCGACTTCGAAGAAAGCGGCCACGCATAG
- a CDS encoding sigma-70 family RNA polymerase sigma factor produces the protein MSEELPDRLGRLVDRYGGPLVLYARQWTASAEDVVQETFIKLVDLRPWPEPIEPWLFRVTRNAAISERRSFWRRKRREQAVSREDRSFVPRADSLDGQVASAALEQLPGELREIVVARLWGGLTFEQIAEVHATSLATVYRRYQAAIAALREILGASCPNTIHTTNR, from the coding sequence ATGAGCGAAGAGTTGCCGGACCGCCTGGGGAGGCTGGTCGACCGTTACGGCGGTCCGCTGGTGCTCTACGCGCGACAATGGACGGCATCGGCCGAAGATGTCGTGCAAGAGACGTTCATCAAGCTGGTCGACCTGCGCCCCTGGCCCGAGCCGATCGAACCGTGGCTCTTTCGCGTGACGCGTAACGCGGCGATTTCCGAGCGGCGCAGTTTCTGGCGGCGGAAACGTCGCGAGCAGGCGGTCTCGCGCGAGGATCGCAGCTTCGTTCCCCGGGCGGACTCGCTCGATGGACAGGTAGCATCGGCCGCGCTCGAGCAGTTGCCGGGCGAGCTGCGCGAGATTGTCGTCGCGCGTTTGTGGGGGGGACTGACCTTCGAACAGATAGCCGAAGTACACGCCACGTCGCTCGCGACCGTGTACCGGCGTTACCAGGCAGCGATCGCCGCGCTGCGCGAGATCTTGGGTGCCTCATGTCCGAACACGATCCACACGACGAATCGCTAA
- a CDS encoding alpha/beta hydrolase — MPPFYGLPACSVRFVPWSLVLLVLAAMPRSARADDPPYKQQQDVVYGETDGLALVMDIFTPTGPSNGLGIVDVASGAWHSDRGKINDHKQAQMFDILCGRGYTVFAVRPGSITKFAAPEMVRHLKRAIRWVKSHSEEYGIDPDRLAMAGASAGGHLTCLTVMTAEPGRPEARNELDRYGTDVKAAIAFFPPTDFLTYGGRQRDISEAKSRLGRMLGNLLFAEGIEGKSDEEIAVQVEKISPARLVHSAGPPLLLIHGDADPLVPLQQSETMKEACEKVGVPCELIVKPGGGHPWPTIHEEVKVAADWLDKQLAATPAEAEPVGK; from the coding sequence ATGCCGCCGTTTTATGGTTTGCCCGCTTGCTCCGTTCGATTCGTGCCGTGGTCGCTCGTGCTGCTGGTGCTGGCCGCGATGCCCCGCTCGGCCCGTGCGGACGACCCGCCCTACAAGCAGCAGCAGGATGTGGTCTATGGCGAGACGGACGGGCTGGCGCTGGTGATGGACATCTTCACACCGACGGGGCCTTCGAACGGCCTGGGCATCGTCGACGTGGCCAGCGGCGCGTGGCACTCGGATCGGGGGAAGATCAACGATCACAAGCAGGCGCAGATGTTCGACATTCTGTGTGGCCGCGGATACACCGTGTTTGCCGTGCGTCCCGGCTCGATCACGAAGTTCGCCGCGCCGGAGATGGTGCGTCACCTCAAGCGGGCGATTCGCTGGGTGAAGTCGCACAGCGAGGAGTACGGCATCGATCCCGATCGGCTGGCGATGGCGGGGGCTTCGGCCGGCGGACACTTGACCTGCCTGACGGTGATGACGGCCGAACCGGGCCGCCCCGAAGCGCGGAACGAACTCGACCGCTACGGTACCGACGTCAAAGCGGCGATCGCCTTCTTTCCGCCCACCGATTTTCTGACCTATGGCGGCAGGCAGCGCGACATCTCGGAGGCGAAGAGCCGGCTCGGCCGCATGCTGGGCAATCTACTGTTCGCCGAGGGGATTGAAGGGAAGAGCGACGAAGAGATTGCCGTACAGGTGGAAAAAATATCGCCCGCGCGTCTGGTCCACAGCGCCGGGCCGCCGCTGTTGCTGATTCACGGCGACGCCGACCCGCTGGTGCCGCTGCAGCAGTCGGAGACGATGAAAGAAGCGTGCGAAAAAGTGGGCGTGCCGTGCGAGCTGATCGTGAAGCCGGGAGGCGGGCACCCCTGGCCGACGATTCACGAAGAGGTAAAGGTGGCCGCCGATTGGCTCGACAAACAACTCGCGGCGACACCGGCCGAGGCGGAGCCGGTGGGCAAGTAG
- a CDS encoding uracil-DNA glycosylase, translated as MAQTLESLQRAGVTHVSRRRGSSSAASPPPPAEPATAKTPPLAVAGKPAATPPPKVESAPVPPATTLAKRSADLLAAQDPAVPALSRAERVSALQVIQQEVKGCVRCHELATTRTQTVFGVGNPEARLVFCGEAPGADEDRQGEPFVGRAGQLLNKIIEACTLRREDVFILNVLKCRPPGNRNPAPDEVAHCRGYLDRQLSIIRPEFICCLGSIAAQTLLETNVSIGKLRKKFHAYEGIPVLVTYHPAYLLRNPAAKRDVWEDMQVLMKEMGIELPK; from the coding sequence ATCGCGCAAACGCTCGAGAGCCTGCAACGGGCCGGCGTCACGCACGTCTCCCGCCGGCGCGGCTCGTCAAGCGCTGCCTCGCCGCCACCACCTGCGGAACCAGCAACCGCCAAGACACCACCCCTCGCGGTGGCCGGCAAGCCTGCCGCGACACCTCCACCCAAGGTTGAATCGGCGCCCGTTCCCCCCGCGACGACTCTCGCCAAGCGCTCGGCCGATCTTTTAGCGGCCCAGGATCCTGCCGTTCCCGCCCTGTCGCGTGCCGAGCGCGTCTCCGCGCTGCAAGTCATCCAGCAGGAAGTGAAGGGGTGCGTTCGCTGCCACGAGTTGGCCACTACGCGCACGCAAACCGTCTTTGGCGTCGGCAATCCCGAGGCGCGGCTCGTCTTCTGTGGCGAGGCCCCCGGCGCCGACGAAGATCGCCAGGGCGAACCCTTCGTGGGGCGAGCCGGACAACTGCTCAACAAGATCATCGAGGCCTGTACCCTGCGCCGCGAGGATGTCTTCATCCTGAACGTGCTGAAGTGCCGCCCCCCGGGCAATCGCAATCCCGCGCCCGACGAAGTCGCGCATTGCCGCGGCTATCTCGATCGGCAGCTCTCGATTATCCGCCCCGAGTTCATCTGCTGCCTCGGCTCGATCGCCGCGCAGACGCTCCTCGAAACGAACGTCTCGATCGGCAAGTTGCGCAAGAAGTTTCACGCGTACGAGGGGATTCCCGTCCTCGTCACCTACCACCCTGCCTACCTGCTGCGCAACCCGGCCGCCAAACGCGATGTCTGGGAAGACATGCAGGTGCTGATGAAAGAGATGGGCATCGAGCTACCCAAATAG
- a CDS encoding lipase — protein sequence MPRLLLRLLLTVVGTVVLPISAAAHEPAGVESAESFVESDDEEPDDEQPKLLPEALATPTGYPNLVTPTLGGTQLWGDELIYGAWRIQQHAVDGHYRLLGPRDLRYAWGTYEQCQAKLDELIAERQLEPTRGRVVIVLHGLMRSRDAMRPLVKYLRKQSDYTVVDFCYPTTRKSVAEHAATLARVIDGMPEATELNFVGHSLGSIVVRHYLADLHDPASGRGPDPRIRRFVMLAPPNQGALLAQAAVVNVAFRTIGGKPARQISREWDRLNLELATPSCEFGVIAGGTRSGNGWNPLLPGDDDGLVRVDETRLDGAADFIVVPASHTFIMSNKQTLECTLRFLREGRFLAREANQP from the coding sequence ATGCCTCGCTTGTTGCTGCGACTCTTACTCACCGTTGTTGGCACGGTCGTACTACCGATCTCCGCCGCGGCGCATGAACCGGCAGGCGTCGAGTCTGCCGAGAGCTTCGTCGAGTCGGACGATGAAGAACCAGACGACGAGCAGCCGAAGCTGCTGCCCGAGGCACTGGCCACGCCGACCGGCTATCCGAACCTGGTGACCCCCACGCTCGGCGGCACGCAGCTTTGGGGCGATGAGCTGATCTACGGCGCGTGGCGCATCCAACAGCATGCCGTCGATGGGCACTACCGGCTGCTGGGCCCGCGCGATCTCCGCTATGCCTGGGGCACGTACGAACAATGCCAGGCGAAGCTCGACGAGTTGATCGCCGAGCGGCAGCTCGAGCCGACGCGGGGCCGCGTGGTGATCGTGCTGCACGGGCTGATGCGCAGCCGCGACGCCATGCGCCCGCTAGTGAAGTATTTGCGCAAGCAGAGCGATTACACGGTTGTCGATTTCTGCTACCCGACGACACGCAAGTCGGTGGCGGAACATGCCGCCACGCTGGCGCGCGTGATCGACGGCATGCCCGAGGCGACCGAGTTGAACTTCGTCGGACATAGCCTGGGCAGTATCGTCGTGCGCCATTACCTGGCCGACCTGCACGATCCAGCGAGTGGCCGCGGGCCCGATCCTCGCATCAGGCGCTTCGTGATGTTGGCGCCGCCCAATCAGGGGGCGCTGTTGGCCCAGGCGGCGGTGGTGAACGTGGCCTTTCGTACGATCGGGGGGAAGCCGGCGCGCCAGATTTCGCGTGAATGGGACCGTTTGAACCTCGAGTTGGCCACCCCCTCGTGCGAGTTCGGCGTGATCGCCGGCGGCACGCGTTCGGGCAACGGTTGGAATCCGCTCCTGCCCGGCGATGACGATGGGTTGGTGCGGGTCGACGAGACGCGGCTCGACGGGGCGGCGGACTTCATCGTCGTGCCGGCGAGCCACACGTTCATCATGTCGAACAAGCAGACGCTCGAATGTACGCTGCGTTTCTTGCGCGAGGGAAGGTTTCTCGCGCGCGAGGCAAATCAGCCCTAA
- a CDS encoding STAS domain-containing protein yields MTQQTRQGDVTVFQLDREYDALDVARFEPFAAELLAAAKSANPPLLVLDFGHTAYIGSSFIEMLVRAWKRLNERGGRMALCGVAGFCQDVLRATQLDTLWPICDDRDAAVALLQEPAS; encoded by the coding sequence ATGACTCAACAAACGCGACAAGGGGATGTGACCGTCTTTCAGCTCGATCGCGAGTACGATGCGCTCGACGTCGCACGGTTCGAGCCCTTTGCCGCCGAATTGTTGGCCGCCGCCAAATCGGCGAATCCCCCGCTCCTCGTGCTCGACTTTGGCCACACCGCCTACATCGGCTCGAGTTTCATCGAAATGCTCGTGCGAGCCTGGAAGCGACTCAACGAACGCGGCGGGCGGATGGCCCTCTGTGGCGTGGCCGGCTTCTGCCAGGACGTGCTCCGCGCCACGCAACTCGATACGCTGTGGCCCATCTGCGACGACCGTGATGCCGCCGTCGCGCTGCTGCAGGAACCCGCCTCGTAA
- the mgtE gene encoding magnesium transporter — MTNTLYLPELREALAENNTAELREFCYALHPARTAEFMEGLTPLESWEVLRHADPAQRAEIFHYFDLDKQVEIIENVDRAEIGQLIGDMAPDDRVDLLEEVSPEVVSEVLPLVAPEERRDILRLQSYPEGTAGAVMTTDFARLSENLTVSEAIESVRNQAESSETVYYLYVVDDEDHLHGLVSLRQILLARPNVKIADIMERTVVSVGVLDDQEVVAQTIAKFDFQAIPVVDEEHHLVGIVTHDDVIDVVVEEAIEDAHRFGGMQPLVMGYLETHPLTMTWKRGVWLMILMCASLTTAMALNRYQGQFEAIAWLVLFLPLVISSGGNSGSQAATLVITALSSGDITSADWGRVLRRELLMGALLGGLLASIGLVAGLVVAPDVRGALVLPLTLTLVVAVGTLIGSVLPLVFRRLGLDPALMSNPIVAGIMDILGIMIYVEVALLLLSREMHVP, encoded by the coding sequence ATGACGAATACCCTCTACCTGCCGGAATTGCGCGAGGCGCTGGCCGAAAACAACACGGCCGAGCTGCGCGAATTCTGCTACGCGCTGCATCCCGCGCGAACGGCAGAGTTCATGGAGGGGCTCACCCCGCTCGAATCCTGGGAGGTTCTCCGCCACGCCGATCCGGCGCAGCGGGCCGAGATCTTCCACTACTTCGATCTCGACAAGCAAGTCGAGATCATCGAGAACGTCGATCGCGCGGAAATCGGTCAGTTGATCGGCGACATGGCGCCGGACGACCGGGTCGACCTGCTCGAAGAGGTCTCCCCCGAGGTGGTCAGCGAGGTGCTCCCGCTCGTCGCCCCGGAAGAGCGCCGCGACATTCTCCGCTTGCAGTCCTATCCCGAGGGGACCGCCGGCGCCGTCATGACGACCGACTTCGCGCGGCTCAGCGAGAACCTGACCGTCAGCGAAGCAATCGAGTCGGTGCGCAACCAGGCTGAATCGTCCGAGACCGTCTACTATCTCTACGTGGTCGACGACGAAGACCACCTGCACGGGCTCGTCAGCTTGCGGCAGATCCTGCTCGCCCGGCCCAACGTGAAGATCGCCGATATAATGGAGCGGACGGTCGTCTCCGTCGGCGTGCTCGACGATCAGGAGGTCGTGGCGCAGACGATCGCCAAGTTCGACTTTCAGGCCATTCCGGTCGTCGACGAAGAACACCACCTGGTGGGCATCGTCACGCACGACGACGTGATCGACGTGGTCGTCGAAGAGGCGATCGAAGACGCGCACCGCTTCGGCGGTATGCAGCCGCTGGTGATGGGCTACCTCGAGACGCATCCCCTGACGATGACCTGGAAACGCGGCGTGTGGCTCATGATCCTCATGTGCGCCTCGCTCACGACGGCCATGGCTCTGAATCGCTACCAGGGTCAGTTCGAGGCCATTGCCTGGCTCGTGCTATTTTTGCCCCTGGTGATCTCGAGCGGTGGCAACTCCGGCAGTCAGGCTGCCACGCTCGTCATCACGGCCCTCTCGTCGGGCGACATCACCAGTGCCGATTGGGGGCGCGTCTTGCGCCGCGAGCTGTTGATGGGCGCGCTGCTGGGAGGGTTGCTCGCTTCGATCGGGTTGGTGGCCGGTCTGGTCGTCGCGCCCGATGTACGAGGCGCCCTCGTCTTGCCCCTCACGCTGACGCTGGTCGTGGCGGTCGGCACCCTCATCGGATCGGTGCTGCCGCTGGTCTTCCGCCGCCTCGGGCTCGATCCCGCCTTGATGAGCAACCCGATCGTCGCCGGGATCATGGATATCCTCGGCATCATGATCTACGTCGAGGTGGCCCTGTTGCTCCTCTCGCGCGAGATGCACGTGCCGTAG
- the glgC gene encoding glucose-1-phosphate adenylyltransferase: protein MDRVLAVVLAGGKGTRLEPLTRDRAKPAVPFGGAYRIIDFTLSNCINSGIRQLLVLTQYKAMSLDRHINMGWRSLLCRELGDFIDVVPPQQRIDENWYQGTADAVYQNIYTVEKEKPDYVIILAGDHIYKMNYARLLDYHKETGADMTIGALRVPASESRHFGVMQVDADQRVMGFEEKPAVPKTIPGDPDNILASMGIYVFGARYLFEQLCLDAANSESQHDFGRNIVPSLVGTDRIMAYPFVQDENRKAQAYWRDVGTIDAYFEASMDLVAVDPELNMYDEKWPIRTYHPNFPPPKFVFADEQAGGRVGCALDSIVCQGSIISGGQVHRSILGHNVRVNSYSRIEDSILFDDIDIGRHCRIRRTIIDKGVRIPPGTEIGFDHDLDRQRGFTVSEGGVTVIAKGNGLEELLGVERAATA, encoded by the coding sequence ATGGATCGAGTGTTGGCCGTCGTGCTGGCAGGTGGTAAGGGAACGCGACTCGAACCCCTCACGCGCGACCGCGCCAAGCCCGCCGTTCCCTTCGGCGGCGCGTATCGCATCATCGATTTCACGCTCTCCAACTGCATCAACAGCGGCATTCGCCAGCTCCTCGTCCTGACGCAGTACAAGGCGATGAGTCTCGATCGCCACATCAACATGGGGTGGCGGAGCCTGCTCTGCCGCGAATTGGGCGATTTCATCGACGTCGTCCCCCCGCAGCAACGCATCGACGAAAACTGGTATCAGGGCACGGCCGACGCCGTCTACCAGAACATCTACACCGTCGAAAAAGAAAAACCCGACTACGTCATCATCCTGGCCGGCGACCACATCTATAAGATGAACTACGCCCGGCTGCTCGATTACCACAAAGAGACGGGCGCCGACATGACCATCGGCGCGCTCCGCGTGCCGGCCAGCGAATCGCGGCATTTTGGCGTCATGCAGGTCGACGCCGACCAGCGCGTGATGGGCTTCGAAGAAAAACCCGCCGTGCCGAAGACCATTCCCGGCGACCCCGACAACATCCTCGCCTCGATGGGCATCTACGTCTTCGGGGCCCGCTACCTGTTCGAGCAACTCTGCCTCGACGCCGCGAACTCCGAAAGTCAGCACGATTTCGGTCGCAATATCGTCCCCTCGCTGGTGGGCACCGATCGCATCATGGCCTATCCCTTCGTGCAGGACGAAAATCGCAAAGCGCAGGCCTACTGGCGCGACGTCGGCACGATCGACGCCTATTTCGAAGCGAGCATGGATCTCGTCGCCGTCGATCCCGAGCTGAACATGTACGACGAGAAATGGCCCATCCGCACCTACCACCCGAATTTCCCGCCGCCGAAGTTCGTCTTCGCCGACGAACAAGCTGGGGGACGCGTCGGCTGCGCCCTCGATAGCATCGTCTGTCAGGGCTCGATCATCTCGGGCGGACAGGTCCACCGCTCGATCCTGGGTCACAACGTCCGCGTGAACAGCTACTCGCGCATCGAAGATTCGATTCTCTTCGACGACATCGATATTGGCCGCCACTGCCGCATCCGCCGCACGATCATCGACAAGGGCGTGCGCATTCCCCCCGGCACCGAGATCGGCTTCGATCACGACCTGGACCGCCAGCGCGGCTTCACCGTGAGCGAGGGGGGCGTTACCGTCATCGCCAAGGGGAACGGACTGGAAGAGCTCCTCGGCGTCGAACGTGCCGCCACGGCCTGA
- a CDS encoding purine-nucleoside phosphorylase, whose product MLHFYDEIEAAAQAIRERWTTKPRVGLILGTGLGGLAAEIEHATPIDYEQIPHFPRSTSVSHKGRLVCGTLEDVPLVAMEGRHHAYEGYPLDRITFPVRVMQALGAETLIVSNACGGMNPLYAAGDVVVIDDHINLLPGNPLVGVNDDRLGPRFPDMSCPYDRALSDEALAIARREDFAAHRGVYVAVLGPNLETRAEYRFLRTIGADVVGMSTVPEVIVAVHAGLRVLGLSIVTDLCLPDALEPASVEAILATAARAEPNLRKIVRGVLRSKALLEPAAKAPGHH is encoded by the coding sequence GTGCTGCACTTCTACGATGAGATCGAAGCCGCCGCGCAGGCGATTCGCGAGCGCTGGACGACCAAGCCTCGCGTGGGCCTGATTCTGGGCACCGGACTCGGCGGACTCGCCGCCGAGATCGAGCATGCCACCCCGATCGATTACGAGCAGATCCCGCACTTTCCGCGATCCACCTCGGTCAGCCACAAGGGTCGCCTCGTCTGCGGCACGCTCGAAGACGTGCCCCTCGTGGCCATGGAAGGACGCCATCACGCCTACGAAGGCTATCCGCTCGATCGCATCACGTTTCCGGTGCGCGTCATGCAGGCCCTCGGCGCCGAGACCCTCATCGTCTCGAACGCCTGCGGAGGTATGAATCCCCTTTACGCCGCGGGCGATGTCGTCGTCATCGACGATCACATCAATCTGCTGCCCGGCAATCCGCTGGTGGGCGTGAACGACGATCGCCTGGGTCCCCGCTTTCCCGACATGTCGTGTCCGTACGATCGGGCCCTCTCGGACGAAGCGCTGGCCATCGCGCGGCGCGAAGATTTCGCCGCCCATCGTGGTGTCTACGTCGCGGTGCTCGGGCCGAATCTCGAAACCCGCGCCGAGTACCGTTTCTTGCGCACCATCGGCGCGGACGTGGTTGGCATGTCGACCGTGCCCGAGGTGATCGTCGCCGTACACGCCGGCCTGCGCGTGTTGGGCTTGTCGATCGTGACCGACCTGTGCCTGCCCGATGCGCTCGAGCCGGCCAGCGTCGAGGCGATCCTGGCCACCGCCGCCCGGGCCGAACCAAACCTGCGCAAGATCGTGCGTGGCGTGTTACGCAGCAAGGCCCTGCTCGAGCCGGCGGCGAAGGCCCCCGGCCACCACTAG